A genome region from Penaeus monodon isolate SGIC_2016 chromosome 14, NSTDA_Pmon_1, whole genome shotgun sequence includes the following:
- the LOC119580645 gene encoding piggyBac transposable element-derived protein 4-like translates to MKGWEDTTVREVRSYVGLRFLMGLQSKRDQREWWSTDPLMSSSVFAKTMTRDRYDALTSALHFADNEGEHPAEDRLWKLRPVLDVLESTYRSVFVPNKNVTVDESLWAFKGRHHALQYNPSKRARRGLKVYKLCSSYGPEAGYTAAFKIYMGQDRGVFPSSMKAVTDLLEKADLLDKG, encoded by the coding sequence atgaaggggtgggaggacacAACGGTGCGGGAAGTCCGCTCCTATGTCGGCTTACGATTCCTGATGGGCCTTCAGTCGAAGAGGGACCAGAGGGAATGGTGGTCGACGGACCCGTTGATGTCCTCATCGGTGTTCGCCAAGACGATGACCAGGGACCGCTACGATGCCCTGACCTCCGCGCTCCACTTCGCTGACAACGAAGGGGAGCATCCCGCGGAGGATAGGCTTTGGAAGCTGCGCCCTGTGTTAGACGTCTTGGAATCGACGTATCGATCCGTCTTCGTCCCGAACAAGAACGTGACCGTCGACGAGAGCTTGTGGGCCTTCAAGGGGCGTCACCACGCCCTCCAGTACAACCCGAGCAAGAGGGCTCGGAGAGGGCTGAAGGTCTACAAGCTTTGCTCGTCCTACGGTCCAGAGGCAGGGTATACGGCGGCCTTCAAGATCTACATGGGGCAAGACCGCGGCGTATTTCCATCAAGCATGAAGGCCGTCAccgacctgctggagaaggcagaTCTACTCGACAAGGGGTAA